The proteins below come from a single Podarcis muralis chromosome 8, rPodMur119.hap1.1, whole genome shotgun sequence genomic window:
- the SCGN gene encoding secretagogin, producing the protein MDSDFLPSLEAAAFLRLWQRFDADDNGYIEGKELDNFFHHLLKTLGSESPVTEEKVQRVKKRFMSAYDVTADGRLQIQELASILLSEDENFLLLFRRETPLDNSVEFMRIWRQYDVDSSGFISAAELRNFLQDLFRQHGKTISKAKLQEYTETMMKLFDKNKDGRLDLNDLARILALQENFLLQFKLDACSTEERKRDFEKIFAHYDVSKTGALEGPEVDGFVKDMMELVKPSISGTDLDKFRQILLRHCDVNKDGKIQKSELALCLGIKIAP; encoded by the exons atggacagcgaCTTTCTGCCTTCCCTCGAGGCGGCTGCCTTTCTGCGACTCTGGCAGCGCTTCGACGCCGACG ACAACGGTTACATAGAAGGGAAAGAGCTTGATAATTTTTTCCATCATCTGCTGAAGACACTGGGCAGTGAA AGCCCCGTAACAGAAGAAAAGGTGCAGAGGGTGAAAAAACGATTTATGTCAGCCTACGATGTGACTGCAGATGGACGCTTACAAATACAAGAG CTTGCAAGTATACTCTTGTCGGAGGATGAGAACTTCCTGCTTCTTTTCCGAAGAGAAACACCTTTGGACAACAGCGTGGAATTCATGCGG atCTGGCGCCAATATGATGTTGATAGCAGTGGTTTTATTTCAGCTGCCGAACTCAGA AACTTCCTGCAAGATCTTTTCCGGCAGCATGGAAAAACCATTTCTAAGGCAAAGCTGCAAGAATACACAGAAACCATG ATGAAGCTCTTTGACAAAAATAAAGATGGACGACTGGATCTCAATGACCTAGCAAG AATTCTGGCTCTTCAGGAAAATTTTCTCCTTCAATTTAAACTGGAT GCTTGTAGTacagaagaaaggaagagagattttgaaaaaatctttgcACACTATGATGTT AGTAAGACAGGAGCACTTGAAGGCCCAGAAGTGGACGGATTTGTAAAAGATATGATGGAACTTGTCAAG CCCAGCATTAGTGGCACTGACCTGGATAAGTTCCGCCAGATCCTGCTTCGCCATTGTGATGTGAACAAGGATGGGAAAATTCAAAAATCCGAACTCGCCTTGTGTTTGGGAATCAAAATTGCCCCATAG